The following proteins are co-located in the Pseudomonas fluorescens genome:
- a CDS encoding transglutaminase family protein, whose protein sequence is MSIHVALHHVTHYRYDRAVELGPQIVRLRPAAHSRTRILSYALKVLPEQHFINWQQDPQGNYLARLVFPEKTDELRIEVDLVAEMAVFNPFDFFLEPYAEKIPFSYAADEQRELAPYLETLPLTPKFAAYLAGIDRTPLPAVDFLVGLNQRLAADIGYLIRMEPGVQTPEFTLENASGSCRDSAWLLVQLLRNLGLAARFVSGYLIQLTADVKALDGPSGTDVDFTDLHAWCEVYLPGAGWIGLDATSGLFAGEGHIPLACSPDPSSAAPISGLVEPCECEFTHEMSVERIWEAPRVTKPYTEEQWLAIQALGRQIDGDLLKDDVRLTMGGEPTFVSIDDPDGAEWNTAALGPDKRRLSAELFQRMRQHYAPKGLVHFGQGKWYPGEQLPRWSLNCYWRRDGVPIWHNSALIADEQADYGADGVMAGRFLASVAERLKLPARFVFPAFEDNFYYLWREGALPQNVTAQDPRLSDDLERERLRKVFSQGLDKVIGHVLPLARTAANDRWQSGRWYLRDNHCRLVPGDSPLGYRLPLASQPWVTAAEYPFVHPTDPNQDQPELPSSAQLQSHGEPAASDERVPKVDESADWLTRTALCAEARDGRLYLFMPPLERVEDYLELVAAIEATAEELHCPVLLEGYEPPFDTRLSNFRVTPDPGVIEVNVQPSATWDELVERTEFLYEEARQTRLTTEKFMIDGRHTGTGGGNHFVLGGATPKDSPFLRRPNLLRSLISYWHNHPSLSYLFSGLFIGPTSQAPRVDEARNDALYELEIAFAQMPAVGEECPPWQVDRLLRNLLIDVTGNTHRAEFCIDKLYSPDGATGRLGLLELRAFEMPPHARMSLTQQLLLRALVARFWREPYAPPKLARWGTELHDRFLLPHFIEQDFADVIVELNAAGYPLRAEWFAAHLEFRFPKVGDYAVSGIELELRQALEPWHVLGEEGAVGGTVRYVDSSLERLQVKLSGLAPQRYLLTCNGIPVPLQPTGRVGEFVAGVRYRAWQPANCLQPTIPVHAPLVFDVLDTWMQRSLGGCQYHVAHPGGRNYDSLPVNANEAESRRMARFFRLGHTPGKLPVPALEINDELPMTLDLRRFPNKND, encoded by the coding sequence GTGTCGATTCATGTCGCGTTGCACCACGTTACGCATTACCGCTATGACCGCGCTGTCGAACTCGGCCCACAGATCGTGCGCTTGCGCCCGGCAGCCCATAGCCGCACGCGGATTTTGTCCTACGCATTGAAAGTGCTGCCCGAGCAGCACTTCATCAATTGGCAGCAGGACCCGCAAGGTAACTACCTGGCGCGTCTGGTGTTTCCGGAAAAGACGGACGAACTGCGCATCGAAGTCGACTTGGTCGCCGAGATGGCGGTGTTCAACCCGTTCGATTTTTTCCTTGAGCCCTACGCCGAAAAAATCCCCTTCAGCTACGCCGCTGATGAGCAGCGAGAGCTGGCGCCGTACCTGGAAACCCTGCCGCTGACGCCGAAGTTTGCCGCCTACCTGGCGGGCATCGACCGCACGCCGCTGCCGGCCGTGGACTTCCTGGTGGGGCTGAACCAGCGCCTGGCGGCCGATATTGGCTACTTGATCCGCATGGAGCCGGGCGTGCAAACCCCGGAGTTCACCCTCGAAAACGCCTCCGGCTCCTGCCGCGATTCGGCCTGGCTGCTGGTGCAATTGCTGCGCAACCTGGGGTTGGCGGCGCGCTTTGTGTCGGGCTACTTGATCCAACTGACCGCCGACGTCAAAGCCCTCGACGGCCCGTCCGGCACCGACGTGGACTTCACCGACCTGCATGCCTGGTGCGAAGTGTATTTGCCCGGCGCCGGCTGGATCGGCCTGGACGCTACCTCAGGGTTATTCGCCGGTGAAGGTCATATCCCGTTGGCCTGTAGCCCTGATCCATCGTCTGCCGCACCGATCAGTGGGCTGGTGGAACCGTGCGAGTGCGAATTTACCCACGAAATGTCGGTGGAGCGCATTTGGGAAGCGCCTCGGGTTACCAAGCCCTACACCGAAGAACAATGGCTAGCGATCCAGGCACTCGGCCGGCAGATCGATGGCGACCTGCTCAAGGACGATGTACGCCTGACCATGGGCGGCGAGCCGACCTTCGTCTCCATCGACGACCCCGACGGCGCCGAGTGGAACACCGCCGCCCTCGGGCCGGACAAACGTCGGCTGTCCGCCGAGCTGTTCCAGCGCATGCGTCAGCACTATGCGCCCAAGGGCCTGGTGCACTTTGGACAGGGCAAGTGGTACCCCGGCGAGCAGTTGCCGCGCTGGTCGCTCAACTGCTATTGGCGGCGCGACGGCGTGCCGATCTGGCACAACAGCGCGCTGATTGCCGATGAGCAAGCAGATTACGGCGCCGATGGGGTGATGGCCGGGCGTTTCCTGGCCAGTGTCGCCGAACGCCTCAAACTGCCGGCGCGCTTTGTATTCCCGGCCTTCGAAGACAATTTCTATTACCTGTGGCGCGAAGGTGCACTGCCGCAGAACGTCACCGCCCAGGACCCGCGTTTGAGCGACGACCTGGAGCGCGAGCGCCTGCGCAAAGTGTTCAGCCAGGGCCTGGACAAAGTCATCGGCCACGTGCTGCCGCTGGCGCGCACGGCGGCCAATGATCGCTGGCAGAGTGGGCGCTGGTACCTGCGCGACAATCACTGCCGCCTGGTGCCGGGCGACTCGCCACTGGGCTATCGCTTGCCGTTGGCCTCGCAACCGTGGGTGACGGCGGCGGAGTATCCGTTCGTGCATCCGACTGACCCGAACCAGGACCAACCGGAGCTGCCGAGCAGCGCGCAATTGCAAAGCCATGGCGAACCGGCTGCCAGCGATGAGCGCGTGCCGAAAGTCGATGAGTCCGCCGACTGGCTGACCCGCACCGCCTTGTGCGCCGAAGCGCGGGACGGGCGCCTGTATTTGTTTATGCCGCCGCTGGAGCGCGTCGAGGATTATCTGGAACTGGTGGCCGCCATTGAGGCCACCGCCGAGGAGCTGCACTGCCCGGTATTGCTGGAAGGCTACGAGCCGCCGTTCGACACGCGTTTGAGTAACTTCCGGGTTACGCCGGACCCTGGGGTGATTGAGGTTAACGTGCAGCCGTCCGCCACCTGGGACGAGTTGGTGGAGCGCACGGAATTCCTTTACGAAGAAGCACGGCAAACCCGTCTCACCACTGAAAAGTTCATGATCGACGGCCGTCACACGGGCACCGGCGGCGGCAACCACTTTGTGCTGGGCGGCGCGACGCCCAAGGACTCACCGTTCTTGCGTCGCCCCAATTTGCTGCGCAGTTTGATCAGCTACTGGCATAACCACCCATCGCTGTCGTACCTGTTCTCCGGGCTGTTTATCGGCCCGACATCTCAGGCGCCTCGGGTGGATGAAGCGCGTAACGACGCGTTGTACGAGCTGGAAATCGCCTTCGCTCAAATGCCTGCCGTCGGCGAAGAATGCCCGCCATGGCAGGTGGACCGCCTGCTGCGCAACCTGCTGATCGACGTGACGGGCAACACCCACCGCGCCGAGTTCTGCATCGACAAACTCTACTCACCCGACGGCGCCACTGGGCGCCTGGGCCTGCTGGAACTGCGCGCCTTTGAAATGCCGCCCCATGCGCGCATGAGCCTGACCCAGCAATTGCTGCTGCGGGCGTTGGTCGCACGCTTCTGGCGTGAGCCGTATGCGCCGCCGAAACTGGCGCGCTGGGGCACGGAGTTGCATGACCGCTTCTTGCTGCCGCATTTTATCGAGCAGGATTTTGCCGACGTGATTGTCGAGCTGAATGCCGCCGGTTACCCACTACGGGCCGAATGGTTTGCCGCGCATCTGGAGTTCCGTTTCCCCAAGGTGGGCGACTATGCCGTCAGCGGCATCGAACTGGAACTGCGCCAGGCGCTGGAGCCTTGGCACGTGCTCGGCGAGGAGGGCGCAGTGGGCGGCACGGTGCGCTATGTGGATTCCTCCCTGGAGCGCTTGCAGGTGAAGTTGAGCGGGCTGGCGCCGCAGCGCTATCTGCTGACCTGCAACGGCATACCGGTGCCGCTGCAACCGACGGGACGCGTCGGTGAATTCGTGGCCGGCGTGCGATATCGCGCCTGGCAACCGGCCAACTGCCTGCAACCGACTATCCCGGTACACGCGCCGTTGGTGTTCGACGTGCTCGACACCTGGATGCAGCGTTCGCTGGGCGGCTGCCAGTACCACGTCGCCCACCCGGGCGGGCGCAATTACGACAGCTTGCCGGTGAATGCCAATGAAGCCGAAAGCCGGCGGATGGCGCGGTTTTTCCGCTTGGGGCATACCCCAGGCAAGCTCCCCGTGCCTGCTTTAGAGATTAATGATGAATTGCCGATGACCCTGGATCTGCGGCGTTTCCCCAATAAAAATGACTGA
- a CDS encoding circularly permuted type 2 ATP-grasp protein produces MSDLLDRYPLTAGTYHELLDDSGAVRAHWQRLLDHLQRSTPAQLAQRQALLTRQIQENGVTYNVYADPKGADRPWELDLLPHVLAADEWQHLSAGIAQRARLLNAVLADLYGPQRLIKEGLLPAELVFGHNNFLWPCQGIQPPDGAFLHLYAVDLARTPDGRWWVTADRTQAPSGAGYALENRTIVSRAFPDLYRDLQVQHLTGFFRTLQETLARQAPGDDQPPLIVLLTPGRFNESYFEHLYLARQLGYPLVEGGDLTVRDSTVFLKTLSGLRRVHAIMRRLDDDFCDPLELRTDSALGVPGLLDAVRQGNVLVANALGSGVLESPGLLGFLPKINQFLFGEELILPSIATWWCGEAPVLAEALEKLPDLLIKPAFPSQSFSPVFGRDLNDEQRQALAERMRARPYAYVAQELAQLSQAPVWHTVDDHLQHRAIGMRVYAVASADGYRVLPGGLTRVAAEADAEVVSMQRGGASKDTWVLSERVAGGEHWRAQRAIGAHDLVRRDPYLPSRVVENLFWFGRYCERCDDSARWLRIVLARYVDGDDPLALQAAIELGESLRLLPEEGELPERLLAALLGDDWPSSLRANLQRLQWAASQVRGKLSRENWQALVELQREALELERETPDFGELLDFLNRLVMSLAALSGFALDDMTRDEGWRFLMMGRRIERLQFLSSSLAAFLRGVAVFDQAGLEWLLELGNSSITYRSRYLAVPQLIPVLDLLLLDEQNPHAVLFQLKLVSRTLRRLNDDFAVPRETGLAPLVECLARFDLGCLENPLFGESSVRAALDGLADLLQAVADESGQVSDRLALRHFAHVDDVSQQTVSV; encoded by the coding sequence ATGTCTGACTTGCTCGACCGTTACCCGCTGACCGCGGGCACTTATCACGAACTGCTGGACGACAGTGGCGCGGTGCGTGCCCATTGGCAGCGCTTGCTTGATCACCTGCAACGCAGCACGCCTGCGCAGCTGGCCCAACGTCAGGCACTGCTGACTCGGCAGATCCAGGAAAACGGCGTGACCTACAACGTCTACGCCGACCCCAAGGGCGCGGATCGCCCCTGGGAACTGGACTTACTGCCCCACGTGCTGGCCGCCGATGAGTGGCAGCACCTGTCGGCCGGTATCGCCCAGCGGGCGCGCTTGCTCAATGCCGTACTGGCCGACCTTTATGGCCCGCAGCGCTTGATCAAAGAGGGCCTGCTGCCGGCTGAGCTGGTGTTCGGGCATAACAATTTCCTGTGGCCTTGCCAGGGCATCCAGCCGCCGGACGGCGCGTTTTTGCACCTGTATGCCGTGGACTTGGCGCGCACGCCGGACGGCCGTTGGTGGGTCACCGCCGACCGTACCCAGGCACCGTCGGGGGCAGGTTATGCGTTGGAAAACCGTACCATCGTGTCCCGTGCGTTCCCGGACTTGTACCGCGATCTGCAGGTGCAACACCTCACCGGTTTCTTCCGCACCCTCCAGGAAACCCTGGCCCGCCAGGCACCCGGCGATGATCAGCCGCCGCTGATCGTGCTGCTGACCCCGGGGCGATTCAACGAAAGCTATTTCGAACACCTCTACCTCGCGCGCCAGCTTGGCTACCCGTTGGTGGAAGGTGGCGACCTCACCGTGCGCGACAGCACCGTGTTCCTCAAAACCCTCAGTGGCCTGCGCCGGGTGCACGCGATCATGCGCCGCCTCGACGACGACTTCTGCGACCCGCTGGAGCTGCGCACCGACTCGGCCCTCGGCGTGCCCGGCCTGCTCGATGCCGTGCGTCAGGGCAATGTGCTGGTGGCCAATGCCCTCGGCAGTGGCGTGCTGGAGTCGCCGGGGTTGCTCGGCTTTTTGCCGAAGATCAACCAGTTCCTGTTTGGCGAAGAATTGATCCTGCCGTCGATCGCCACCTGGTGGTGCGGTGAAGCGCCGGTGCTTGCCGAAGCCTTGGAGAAACTTCCGGATTTGCTGATCAAACCGGCGTTCCCGTCGCAAAGCTTCAGCCCGGTATTTGGCCGCGATTTGAATGATGAGCAGCGCCAGGCCCTGGCCGAACGCATGCGCGCGAGGCCTTACGCCTATGTCGCTCAGGAGCTGGCGCAACTGTCCCAGGCACCGGTGTGGCACACCGTCGATGACCATTTGCAGCACCGTGCCATCGGCATGCGCGTGTACGCCGTGGCCAGCGCCGACGGCTACCGTGTGTTGCCTGGCGGCCTGACCCGCGTGGCTGCCGAGGCGGATGCCGAAGTGGTGTCGATGCAACGCGGTGGCGCGAGCAAAGACACCTGGGTGCTCAGCGAGCGTGTTGCCGGTGGTGAGCACTGGCGTGCACAACGTGCGATTGGCGCCCATGACCTGGTGCGCCGCGATCCTTATCTGCCCTCTCGCGTGGTGGAAAACCTGTTTTGGTTTGGCCGCTATTGCGAGCGCTGTGACGACAGCGCGCGTTGGCTGCGTATCGTGCTCGCGCGGTATGTCGATGGCGACGATCCGCTGGCCTTGCAGGCGGCGATCGAGCTGGGCGAGAGCTTGCGCTTGTTGCCGGAGGAGGGCGAGTTGCCCGAGCGCCTGCTCGCCGCCTTGCTCGGCGATGATTGGCCGTCGAGCCTGCGCGCCAACCTGCAGCGCCTGCAGTGGGCGGCGTCCCAGGTGCGCGGCAAACTGTCCCGGGAAAACTGGCAGGCCCTGGTCGAACTGCAACGTGAAGCCCTGGAGCTGGAACGCGAAACCCCGGATTTTGGCGAGTTGCTGGATTTTCTCAACCGCCTGGTGATGTCCCTGGCGGCGCTGTCCGGCTTTGCCCTGGACGACATGACCCGCGACGAAGGCTGGCGCTTTTTGATGATGGGCCGGCGCATCGAGCGCCTGCAATTTCTGAGCAGCAGCCTTGCGGCGTTTCTGCGTGGCGTGGCGGTGTTCGATCAAGCGGGGCTTGAGTGGTTGCTGGAGTTGGGCAACAGCAGCATCACCTATCGCTCGCGTTACCTGGCGGTGCCGCAGTTGATCCCGGTGCTCGACCTGTTGCTGCTGGACGAGCAGAACCCGCACGCAGTGCTGTTCCAGCTGAAACTGGTCAGCCGTACCTTGCGTCGCCTCAACGACGACTTTGCTGTGCCGCGTGAAACCGGGCTGGCGCCGTTGGTGGAGTGCCTGGCGCGTTTCGACCTGGGTTGCCTGGAGAACCCGTTGTTTGGCGAGTCCAGTGTGCGTGCCGCGCTGGATGGCCTGGCTGACTTGCTGCAAGCAGTCGCCGATGAGAGTGGGCAAGTGTCGGATCGCCTGGCGTTGCGCCATTTTGCCCATGTGGATGATGTCAGCCAGCAAACGGTGTCGGTGTGA
- a CDS encoding transglutaminase family protein: protein MSARYQIFHDTHYHYDSPVSLAQQLAHLWPRPCAWQRCTLQQLDVSPEPSSRRDELDVFGNPITRLAFERPHDELLVNAGLTVEVLARPLLDFQQSPAWDQTRDSLTYSSRPVSAERVEACRYRFESPYVHLKKTFVEFSESCFPPGEPLLLGVQALMEKIFSEFTFDAEATQVATPLVEVLERRRGVCQDFAHLMLACLRSRGLAARYISGYLLTQPPPGQPRLIGADASHAWVSVYCPESGWVDFDPTNNVQPALEHITLAWGRDFSDVSPLRGVILGGGSHDPEVRVTVMPLE from the coding sequence ATGAGTGCGCGCTACCAGATTTTCCACGATACCCACTACCACTACGACAGCCCGGTCTCCCTGGCCCAGCAACTGGCGCACCTGTGGCCACGGCCGTGTGCCTGGCAGCGTTGCACCTTGCAGCAACTGGATGTCAGCCCGGAGCCGTCTTCGCGTCGCGATGAACTGGACGTGTTTGGTAACCCCATCACCCGCCTGGCCTTTGAGCGGCCCCACGATGAGTTGCTGGTGAATGCCGGGCTGACCGTCGAAGTGTTGGCGCGGCCGCTGTTGGATTTCCAGCAGTCGCCCGCCTGGGACCAGACCCGCGACAGCCTGACCTACAGCAGCCGGCCGGTGTCTGCGGAACGGGTCGAGGCCTGTCGCTATCGTTTTGAATCACCCTACGTGCACCTGAAAAAAACCTTCGTCGAGTTTTCCGAAAGCTGTTTTCCGCCCGGCGAGCCATTGCTGTTGGGTGTGCAGGCGTTGATGGAGAAGATTTTCAGCGAGTTCACGTTCGATGCCGAAGCCACCCAGGTCGCCACGCCGCTGGTGGAAGTGCTCGAGCGCCGTCGTGGCGTGTGCCAGGACTTCGCCCACCTGATGCTCGCCTGCCTGCGCTCGCGGGGCCTGGCGGCGCGGTACATCAGCGGCTACCTGCTCACCCAGCCACCGCCCGGCCAGCCACGGCTGATCGGCGCCGATGCGTCCCACGCGTGGGTTTCGGTGTATTGCCCGGAGTCGGGTTGGGTAGATTTCGATCCGACCAACAATGTGCAGCCGGCACTGGAGCACATCACCTTGGCCTGGGGCCGTGATTTCTCGGATGTGTCGCCGTTGCGCGGGGTGATTCTGGGGGGAGGGAGCCATGACCCGGAGGTGCGGGTGACGGTGATGCCGCTGGAATGA
- the azu gene encoding azurin yields MFAKLVAVSLLTLASGQLLAAECKVTVDSTDQMSFNTKAIEIDKSCKTFTVELTHSGSLPKNVMGHNWVLSSAADMPGIASDGMAAGIDKNYLKEGDTRVIAHTKIIGAGEKDSVTFDVSKLAAGTDYAFFCSFPGHISMMKGTVTVK; encoded by the coding sequence ATGTTTGCCAAACTCGTTGCTGTTTCCCTGCTGACTCTGGCGAGCGGCCAGTTGCTTGCTGCAGAGTGCAAGGTCACTGTCGACTCCACTGACCAAATGTCCTTCAACACCAAGGCCATTGAAATCGATAAAAGCTGCAAGACGTTCACCGTGGAACTGACCCACTCCGGCAGCTTGCCGAAGAACGTCATGGGCCATAACTGGGTGCTGAGCTCCGCCGCCGACATGCCTGGCATCGCCAGCGACGGCATGGCCGCCGGTATCGATAAAAACTACCTGAAAGAAGGCGACACCCGCGTCATCGCCCACACCAAAATCATTGGTGCCGGCGAGAAAGATTCGGTGACCTTCGACGTATCGAAGCTGGCTGCCGGTACCGACTACGCATTCTTCTGCTCGTTCCCGGGCCACATCTCGATGATGAAAGGCACTGTGACCGTCAAGTAA
- the nadE gene encoding ammonia-dependent NAD(+) synthetase: MQAVQREIAQQLKVQAPFKDQAALEAEVARRVTFIQDCLRNSGLKTLVLGISGGVDSLTAGLLAQRAMQALRASTGDEAYRFIAVRLPYETQFDEIDAQASVDFIEPDERHTVNIGPAVKALASEVAAFEGKAAVSRDFVLGNTKARMRMVAQYTIAGAASGLVIGTDHAAEAVMGFFTKFGDGACDLAPLSGLVKNQVRAIARHFGAPESLVEKIPTADLEDLSPGKPDEASHGVTYAEIDAFLHGEPVREEAFRIICDTYRKTEHKRVMPFAP; encoded by the coding sequence ATGCAAGCCGTACAGCGTGAGATTGCGCAGCAGCTCAAGGTCCAAGCACCGTTCAAGGACCAGGCCGCCCTGGAGGCCGAAGTTGCCCGCCGCGTAACTTTTATCCAGGACTGCCTGCGCAATTCCGGGCTCAAGACATTGGTGCTGGGCATCAGCGGCGGCGTCGACTCCCTGACAGCTGGCCTGTTGGCCCAGCGCGCGATGCAGGCACTGCGCGCCAGCACCGGTGATGAGGCCTACCGCTTCATCGCCGTGCGCCTGCCCTACGAAACCCAGTTCGATGAAATCGACGCCCAGGCCTCGGTGGACTTTATCGAGCCGGACGAGCGCCACACGGTGAACATCGGCCCGGCGGTAAAAGCCCTGGCCAGTGAAGTCGCTGCGTTTGAAGGCAAGGCCGCCGTGTCCCGCGATTTCGTGCTGGGCAATACCAAGGCGCGCATGCGCATGGTGGCGCAGTACACCATCGCTGGTGCGGCCAGTGGCCTGGTGATCGGCACCGACCACGCGGCGGAAGCAGTGATGGGCTTTTTCACCAAGTTCGGTGATGGTGCCTGCGACCTGGCACCGCTGAGCGGGCTGGTGAAAAACCAGGTACGGGCGATTGCTCGGCACTTTGGTGCGCCGGAATCATTGGTCGAGAAAATCCCGACGGCCGACCTTGAGGATTTGTCGCCTGGTAAGCCGGATGAAGCCTCCCACGGCGTGACTTACGCAGAGATCGACGCCTTCCTGCACGGAGAGCCGGTGCGTGAGGAAGCATTCCGAATCATCTGCGACACCTATCGCAAGACCGAGCACAAGCGGGTCATGCCATTCGCGCCGTGA
- the pncB gene encoding nicotinate phosphoribosyltransferase, with amino-acid sequence MSESVFADRIVQNLLDTDFYKLTMMQAVLHNYPNVEVEWEFRCRNSEDLRPYLAEIRYQIERLAELSLSPDQLGFLERISFMKPDFLRFLGLFRFNLRYVQTGIENGELFIRLRGPWLHVILFEVPMLAIVSEVRNRYRYQTVILEQAREQLYRKFDWLTANASSDELSELQVADFGTRRRFSYRVQEEVVSVLKHDFPGRFVGTSNVHLAREFDMKPLGTMAHEWIMAHQQLGPRLIDSQIAALDCWVREYRGLLGIALTDCITTDAFLSDFDLYFAKLFDGLRHDSGDPVQWAEKAIAHYHKLGIEPMSKTLVFSDSLSLPKALEIFRALRGRINVSFGIGTNLTCDIPGVEPMSIVLKMTACNGQPVAKISDEAGKTHCTDPNFVAYLRHVFKVPALPSKE; translated from the coding sequence ATGAGCGAGAGTGTGTTTGCCGATCGCATCGTGCAGAACCTGCTCGACACCGACTTCTACAAGCTGACCATGATGCAGGCGGTGCTGCACAACTACCCGAATGTGGAAGTTGAATGGGAGTTTCGTTGCCGCAACAGTGAAGACCTGCGCCCCTACCTGGCGGAAATCCGCTACCAGATCGAGCGCCTGGCTGAGCTGAGCCTGAGCCCGGATCAACTGGGCTTCCTGGAACGCATCAGCTTCATGAAGCCGGATTTCTTGCGCTTCCTCGGGCTGTTCCGCTTCAACCTGCGCTATGTGCAAACCGGCATCGAGAATGGCGAGCTGTTTATCCGCCTGCGCGGGCCCTGGCTGCATGTGATCCTGTTTGAAGTGCCGATGCTGGCCATCGTCAGCGAAGTGCGTAACCGCTACCGCTACCAGACCGTGATTCTTGAACAGGCCCGCGAGCAGCTGTACCGCAAGTTCGATTGGCTGACCGCGAACGCCAGCAGCGATGAGCTATCGGAGCTGCAAGTGGCCGACTTCGGCACGCGCCGGCGCTTCTCGTACCGGGTGCAGGAAGAAGTGGTGAGCGTGCTCAAGCATGACTTCCCCGGCCGTTTTGTCGGCACCAGCAACGTGCACCTGGCCCGCGAGTTCGATATGAAGCCGCTCGGCACCATGGCCCACGAATGGATCATGGCCCACCAGCAACTCGGCCCGCGCCTGATCGACAGCCAGATCGCCGCCCTCGACTGCTGGGTCCGCGAATACCGCGGGCTGCTGGGGATCGCCCTGACCGACTGCATCACCACCGATGCCTTCCTCAGCGACTTCGACTTGTACTTCGCCAAGCTGTTCGATGGCCTGCGCCACGACTCCGGTGACCCGGTGCAATGGGCCGAAAAAGCCATTGCCCACTACCACAAGCTCGGTATCGAGCCGATGAGCAAGACCTTGGTGTTCTCCGACAGCCTGTCGCTGCCCAAGGCCCTGGAGATCTTCCGCGCCTTGCGAGGTCGCATTAATGTGAGCTTTGGTATCGGCACCAACCTGACCTGTGACATTCCAGGTGTTGAGCCGATGAGCATCGTGCTTAAAATGACCGCCTGCAATGGTCAGCCCGTCGCGAAAATCTCTGATGAAGCGGGCAAGACCCACTGCACCGACCCGAATTTCGTCGCCTATTTGCGTCACGTCTTTAAAGTACCTGCCCTACCTAGCAAGGAGTGA
- a CDS encoding LysR family transcriptional regulator: MLNKRHLPSITALQCFEAATRHLSFTRAAEELNLTQSAVSKQVAQLEELLQHLLFRRVRRRLQMTPAGDLYLVEVRKILTQVEMSTHYLRSYGGETEVLRVSTPYTFGARWLVPRLKGWRLRHPQIHLDLCNEQEPDELLQGKADMAFYFGQGSRPGTESLKLFSEELVPVCAPESLPAQPFTDPTQLSDLVLLQNASRPQGWHDWFASQGFHTEHSYHGPRFDTFYMCIRAAQVGCGVALLPRFLVEEELADGKLVIPWQHALPSQDAYYLAYPEHSVEVPKVRDFVKWMMEQVEPV, from the coding sequence GTGCTGAACAAAAGACATTTGCCCTCGATCACCGCCCTGCAGTGTTTCGAAGCCGCCACCCGCCACCTGAGCTTCACCCGCGCCGCCGAGGAACTGAACCTCACGCAAAGCGCGGTGAGCAAACAGGTCGCCCAGTTGGAAGAATTGCTGCAGCACCTGCTGTTTCGCCGGGTACGCCGCCGCTTGCAGATGACCCCAGCAGGCGATTTGTACTTGGTGGAAGTGCGAAAAATCCTCACACAGGTGGAGATGTCCACCCATTACCTGCGCTCCTACGGCGGCGAGACCGAAGTGCTTCGCGTGTCCACGCCCTACACCTTCGGTGCGCGCTGGCTGGTGCCACGCCTGAAGGGCTGGCGCTTGCGCCATCCGCAAATCCATCTGGACCTGTGCAATGAACAGGAACCGGACGAGTTGCTGCAAGGCAAGGCGGACATGGCGTTCTATTTCGGCCAGGGTTCCCGGCCCGGCACGGAAAGCCTGAAACTGTTCAGCGAGGAATTGGTGCCTGTGTGCGCGCCGGAAAGCCTGCCCGCGCAGCCATTCACCGACCCCACGCAACTGAGCGACCTGGTGCTGCTGCAAAACGCCTCGCGCCCCCAAGGCTGGCATGACTGGTTCGCCAGCCAGGGCTTTCACACCGAGCACAGCTACCACGGGCCGCGTTTCGACACCTTCTATATGTGCATTCGCGCGGCGCAGGTCGGCTGTGGCGTGGCCCTGCTGCCCCGCTTCCTGGTGGAAGAAGAACTGGCCGACGGCAAGTTGGTGATTCCTTGGCAGCACGCGTTGCCGAGCCAGGATGCGTATTACCTGGCGTATCCGGAGCATTCGGTGGAAGTGCCCAAAGTGCGCGACTTTGTGAAGTGGATGATGGAGCAGGTTGAACCTGTTTGA